One genomic segment of Leptolyngbya sp. 'hensonii' includes these proteins:
- a CDS encoding Uma2 family endonuclease, which translates to MTPTQAELLDDAEQGHLFTFEEFLEAYPEDGGIYELYGGIVVPMNPTGPHEQISGFIVNCLNIHIWQHQLPYVIPRTCTVKPHREKHGYKPDVVVLVQGAMAEESLWAKRSTMTQGKSVALVVEVASNKWRDDYGIKLTDYEFMGIPEYWIVDYLALGAVRYIGSPKQPTVSIHSLTDGEYQITQFRTGDRLLSPTFPDLELTADELFSAAGAVSK; encoded by the coding sequence ATGACTCCAACTCAAGCAGAATTGCTGGACGATGCAGAGCAAGGGCATTTATTCACCTTTGAAGAATTTTTGGAGGCGTACCCAGAAGATGGGGGCATTTATGAACTCTATGGGGGCATTGTTGTTCCAATGAACCCAACCGGACCCCACGAACAGATTTCAGGGTTTATTGTCAACTGTCTGAACATCCATATCTGGCAGCATCAGCTTCCCTATGTCATTCCTCGAACTTGTACCGTAAAACCTCATCGGGAGAAGCACGGCTACAAACCAGATGTTGTGGTGTTGGTTCAAGGTGCGATGGCAGAAGAATCCCTTTGGGCTAAGCGATCGACCATGACTCAGGGGAAATCCGTAGCCCTGGTGGTTGAAGTTGCTAGCAACAAATGGCGGGATGATTACGGGATCAAGTTGACAGATTATGAGTTTATGGGCATTCCAGAATACTGGATTGTGGACTATCTGGCTCTGGGAGCAGTGCGCTATATCGGCTCCCCGAAGCAACCAACGGTCTCAATCCACTCCTTGACAGACGGAGAATACCAGATCACCCAGTTTCGGACGGGAGATCGGCTTCTATCTCCGACCTTTCCAGACCTGGAATTAACTGCCGATGAACTTTTCTCAGCCGCAGGGGCTGTCTCTAAATAG
- a CDS encoding protein phosphatase 2C domain-containing protein, translating into MKALFQIAAGSIAGRDHILTGKNNQDALYYTISEHAILAIVCDGCGSGAYSEVGARLGARLTAATIAQILQDTPDAHLQDEDFWDRVYRTLLLQFQALVQTMGGDRVQAIRDYFLFTIVGTVITPAGASIFSLGDGCLILNGQVTEIGPFPNNAPPYLAYGLLEQTLSFHVHAQIPLAELHTLLIGTDGVLDLTQVADSPVPGSTKPVGPICQFWEQEHYFTNPDRVRRTLALANREVTKPDWQNHQMVKTAGLLPDDTTLIVIRKQLP; encoded by the coding sequence ATGAAAGCGTTGTTTCAGATTGCTGCCGGATCGATCGCCGGACGAGACCATATCTTGACGGGAAAAAACAATCAGGATGCCCTGTACTACACCATTTCGGAGCATGCCATCCTGGCGATCGTGTGCGATGGGTGTGGCAGCGGTGCCTACAGTGAGGTGGGAGCCAGACTAGGGGCCAGGTTAACGGCAGCTACAATCGCTCAGATTCTGCAGGACACCCCAGACGCTCATCTGCAGGATGAAGACTTCTGGGATCGGGTCTATCGCACCCTGTTGCTCCAGTTCCAGGCTCTGGTACAGACCATGGGCGGCGACCGGGTACAGGCGATTCGAGATTATTTTCTGTTCACGATCGTGGGCACGGTGATCACCCCGGCAGGAGCCTCGATCTTTTCCCTGGGGGACGGTTGCCTGATTCTAAATGGCCAGGTGACTGAAATCGGTCCCTTCCCCAACAATGCGCCTCCGTATCTGGCTTACGGGTTATTGGAACAAACTTTGTCGTTCCATGTGCATGCCCAGATTCCTCTGGCTGAACTGCATACCCTGCTGATTGGCACAGATGGGGTGCTGGATTTGACCCAGGTAGCAGACAGTCCTGTTCCCGGCAGTACGAAGCCCGTCGGCCCAATCTGTCAGTTCTGGGAGCAGGAGCACTATTTCACCAATCCCGATCGGGTGCGACGAACCCTGGCCCTGGCCAACCGGGAGGTAACCAAACCGGACTGGCAAAACCACCAGATGGTCAAGACGGCTGGACTTCTGCCTGATGATACGACTCTGATTGTGATTCGCAAACAGCTTCCCTGA